Proteins co-encoded in one Pseudanabaena yagii GIHE-NHR1 genomic window:
- a CDS encoding class I SAM-dependent methyltransferase → MFEITPEIEEHFDCSLRIKAEATVEAIALSKSIQIGEPTQQLELAKASGWGTLTDIWVGANHQGNTWQYRCYERLCQLLTTAEIQAAKSATATAYQTSFEVIRAMWDLLTAIGFTGRSILEPACNTLSFMGCQPQNMRIRSQ, encoded by the coding sequence ATGTTTGAAATTACCCCAGAAATTGAAGAGCATTTTGATTGTTCTTTACGGATAAAAGCCGAAGCAACAGTAGAGGCGATCGCCCTATCGAAATCCATCCAAATTGGTGAACCAACCCAGCAACTAGAACTAGCCAAAGCATCGGGATGGGGAACCCTCACCGATATCTGGGTGGGAGCGAACCATCAGGGAAACACATGGCAGTACCGATGCTATGAAAGACTTTGCCAACTGCTCACTACCGCCGAAATCCAAGCCGCCAAATCAGCCACTGCCACTGCCTATCAAACGAGTTTTGAAGTCATCCGTGCTATGTGGGACTTACTCACCGCGATCGGATTTACAGGTAGATCGATCCTTGAACCTGCTTGCAATACGCTATCCTTTATGGGTTGCCAGCCTCAGAATATGAGAATTAGATCGCAATAG